One stretch of Pseudomonadota bacterium DNA includes these proteins:
- a CDS encoding nuclear transport factor 2 family protein, producing the protein MKNTVLLWTIILAFMLFSHSQTYSATADTDNRRDTVEEEIWALEEAYFANLYKANYEGVLAIVHSQFLGWPGAVPQPIDREESARFMKQLVPKPTSCTFEIERAGIRLLGEVALTQYIIHVNCSDTAGVTQTQSSRITHTWAKESACWKLLGGMSYDK; encoded by the coding sequence ATGAAGAACACGGTCCTGCTGTGGACAATCATTTTGGCATTTATGCTTTTCTCCCATTCACAGACGTATTCAGCTACAGCAGACACGGACAATAGGAGGGACACGGTGGAAGAGGAGATTTGGGCATTGGAAGAGGCGTACTTCGCAAACCTCTATAAAGCAAATTATGAGGGGGTACTTGCCATTGTGCATAGTCAATTCCTTGGATGGCCGGGCGCCGTGCCGCAACCGATTGACAGAGAAGAAAGTGCTCGTTTCATGAAGCAATTAGTCCCCAAGCCCACTTCATGCACTTTCGAGATTGAACGAGCCGGTATCCGGTTGCTGGGAGAGGTCGCACTGACTCAATACATCATTCACGTCAATTGCAGTGACACCGCCGGTGTGACGCAAACACAATCATCGCGGATAACCCATACGTGGGCAAAAGAGAGCGCTTGCTGGAAATTGCTGGGGGGCATGAGCTACGATAAATGA